The proteins below are encoded in one region of Ferroplasma acidiphilum:
- a CDS encoding TA0956 family protein: protein MVTCVMYNLKMSETHPSTICVLASKFEDSFEDLIEVLTSPLPDESLEEFIESYARTDEIMPEDKTIGFVIINKEKKVASLNFSEKYFDEKKLDEILEKYKNMGYKTEVEYS from the coding sequence ATGGTAACCTGCGTGATGTATAACCTGAAAATGAGTGAAACACACCCTTCGACGATTTGCGTTCTTGCTTCGAAATTTGAAGATTCCTTCGAGGACTTGATAGAGGTCCTTACCTCGCCATTGCCCGATGAAAGCCTTGAAGAATTTATTGAAAGCTATGCAAGGACAGACGAAATTATGCCGGAAGACAAAACTATAGGCTTTGTCATAATAAATAAGGAAAAGAAGGTAGCATCCCTTAACTTTAGCGAGAAATATTTTGATGAAAAAAAGCTGGATGAAATTCTGGAGAAATACAAAAACATGGGGTATAAAACTGAGGTAGAATACAGTTAA
- a CDS encoding NADH-quinone oxidoreductase subunit M encodes MILLYFFILFFILTGLSFFAGKHSKSVSLVSLGILTVFFIIYSIFDFRNYTGGVISYYNVLLTSFSTSGITININFSLGLTGFSDLLVIIALLITMFSILMGSKSHGAYFYGLFMAAGFGLAGLFMVRNFLFFYIFWEVVLIPVFFIIGKYGTGNKEKSSLKFFIYTHIGSLFLLLSIFTLSTYYFLKTSIFTFQIGDLMNVAFIIGIPTYAFYFILFGFLLAFLIKLPTFPLHVWLPDAYYDAPYSGTIMLSGGLVAMGGYGLLGILYPIAGLFPKYLVYFIIFLGLISIIYFAFSALFQPDLKRMAAYGSAAEMSFITIAFGTALLSTGYVRTLDLAGGMYQIIAHTFVAALIFASLSLVYKRTGTSRIYELGGLNRELPILSSFLLVGMLASLGLPSLAGFIGEFSVTISAFQSIGLYTLFIVLGLIVIAAFLIWAAQRTIFGYFNERLGRLRDVNKQEFLILFFIMVCTIFLGVYPTLFFKILTAYASHLGGLI; translated from the coding sequence ATGATACTACTTTATTTCTTTATACTATTCTTTATACTAACCGGCTTAAGCTTCTTCGCAGGAAAGCATTCAAAATCAGTTTCACTGGTTTCACTGGGCATACTCACAGTGTTTTTCATTATATATTCAATATTCGATTTCAGGAATTATACCGGAGGAGTAATATCATATTATAATGTGCTATTAACGAGTTTCAGCACCAGCGGAATCACTATCAATATTAATTTCTCCCTTGGATTAACCGGATTCTCTGATCTCCTTGTCATCATTGCACTGTTAATTACTATGTTCTCGATCCTAATGGGAAGCAAATCACACGGAGCTTATTTCTACGGCCTTTTCATGGCAGCAGGGTTCGGACTGGCAGGACTATTCATGGTACGCAATTTCCTGTTCTTCTATATTTTCTGGGAAGTTGTCCTGATACCGGTATTCTTCATTATAGGGAAGTATGGTACAGGAAATAAGGAGAAAAGTTCGTTGAAATTCTTCATATATACGCATATTGGTTCACTGTTTCTGCTGCTCTCTATTTTTACCCTTTCTACTTACTACTTCCTGAAAACCAGCATATTTACATTTCAGATTGGTGACCTTATGAATGTGGCTTTCATAATTGGCATTCCAACATATGCTTTCTATTTTATACTATTCGGGTTTCTTCTGGCTTTCCTGATAAAATTGCCAACGTTCCCGCTGCATGTATGGCTTCCAGATGCATATTACGATGCACCCTATTCCGGAACTATAATGCTTTCTGGAGGGCTTGTGGCAATGGGTGGATATGGCCTGCTGGGCATATTATACCCTATAGCCGGGCTCTTCCCAAAATATCTCGTATATTTTATAATATTTCTGGGGCTTATAAGCATAATATACTTCGCATTTTCTGCCCTGTTCCAGCCAGACCTTAAAAGGATGGCAGCCTATGGAAGCGCTGCGGAGATGTCGTTTATAACTATTGCATTTGGAACTGCTTTGCTGTCAACTGGCTATGTGAGAACGCTTGATCTGGCTGGTGGAATGTACCAGATAATTGCACATACATTCGTTGCGGCACTTATTTTTGCCTCACTTTCACTGGTTTATAAAAGGACAGGAACATCGAGGATCTATGAGCTCGGAGGCCTGAATAGGGAACTGCCAATCCTATCATCTTTCCTGCTGGTCGGTATGCTGGCATCGCTTGGACTACCTTCTCTTGCAGGCTTTATCGGGGAATTTTCAGTTACCATATCCGCATTCCAGAGCATAGGCCTTTATACTCTGTTTATTGTACTTGGGCTTATTGTCATTGCAGCATTTCTCATATGGGCAGCACAGAGAACCATATTTGGATATTTCAACGAGAGGCTTGGGCGGCTCAGGGATGTAAATAAACAGGAGTTTCTCATACTGTTTTTCATTATGGTATGTACCATCTTCCTCGGCGTATATCCAACACTATTCTTTAAGATACTGACGGCATATGCTTCTCATCTGGGGGGATTAATATGA
- the nuoK gene encoding NADH-quinone oxidoreductase subunit NuoK has product MNIIYILFLSMILFTIGIYGVTTSKVGMKVIISLEIVLNAALLDVVGVATLYYSTSVVVFALFVIAIGVIESTVGIAIFTLISKKYGKINISLLRDIKW; this is encoded by the coding sequence ATGAATATAATTTACATACTATTTCTTTCAATGATACTGTTTACCATAGGAATCTATGGAGTTACCACCTCGAAGGTTGGAATGAAGGTTATCATATCGCTGGAGATTGTCTTAAACGCGGCCCTTCTGGATGTTGTTGGTGTAGCCACCCTATATTATTCAACATCTGTGGTGGTATTTGCACTATTCGTAATCGCAATAGGAGTCATAGAAAGCACAGTTGGCATAGCTATATTTACTTTAATCTCTAAAAAATACGGGAAAATCAATATTTCATTGTTGAGGGATATCAAATGGTAA
- a CDS encoding NADH-quinone oxidoreductase subunit C, translating into MYKILSEETDKSGMKVLNIDKSDLVELMEDYKGKGYYLSSITGIDMKDHLEVVYHIHNFDQNDYICVKVATDDEKVPSLVKLWKAADWDEREQYDLMGVIFEGHENLRRILLPEEWVGHPLRKDYDLKKVQYVSMDKSGAEHVSFDEKEGW; encoded by the coding sequence ATGTATAAAATCTTATCTGAGGAAACTGACAAATCTGGAATGAAGGTATTGAATATTGACAAATCTGACCTAGTTGAACTAATGGAAGATTATAAAGGCAAAGGTTACTATCTTTCATCGATCACTGGCATAGATATGAAAGACCACCTTGAAGTTGTTTACCATATACATAATTTTGACCAGAATGATTATATCTGTGTAAAGGTGGCAACAGATGATGAAAAAGTTCCATCTTTAGTTAAACTATGGAAAGCTGCTGACTGGGATGAAAGGGAACAATACGACCTTATGGGCGTGATTTTTGAAGGCCATGAAAATCTAAGGAGGATACTGTTGCCTGAGGAATGGGTTGGCCATCCGCTCAGGAAGGATTACGACCTCAAAAAAGTTCAGTACGTTAGCATGGATAAGAGTGGAGCAGAGCACGTAAGCTTCGATGAAAAGGAGGGATGGTAG
- a CDS encoding NADH-quinone oxidoreductase subunit D, translated as MVVSHWIELNVGPVHPSTHGIYRFRVKLNEETVEDVDITIGYLHRNAEKICELSYYANNTIYFDRMDYIDAMNMELAYLRAAETLMGMEVPERAQWIRMIMAELSRIAARMVGIGALGLDLGMLTPFFHTFHEREKIQNIFVEASGGRQEVNYMSIGGVYQDFNDTIIEEIKEFISGFKGKLEEIVKMYLDSEVFWQRNQGTGILEPEVALDYGVTGPMLRASGIAYDVRKDSPYLFYDNVNFDVPVTNTKDNLGRFLLKAEELRQSIKIIEQCLAKLPDGPFFNPKAKKSAMLLLKGQGDVFTRVESESGEYGVFIRGDGGLKPYRIHARSPSFKNLAVVPVMARGGLIADLIATIASTDAVAGEVDR; from the coding sequence ATGGTAGTGTCCCACTGGATAGAATTGAATGTGGGGCCTGTCCATCCATCTACACATGGCATATACAGATTCAGGGTAAAGTTAAATGAAGAAACTGTGGAAGATGTGGATATAACTATCGGGTATCTCCACAGAAATGCAGAAAAAATATGCGAATTAAGTTATTATGCAAATAATACAATATATTTTGACAGGATGGATTACATTGACGCAATGAACATGGAACTTGCCTATCTCAGGGCTGCTGAAACTCTGATGGGCATGGAAGTCCCTGAAAGGGCCCAGTGGATCAGAATGATCATGGCTGAATTGAGCCGTATTGCGGCGAGGATGGTCGGCATAGGCGCACTTGGATTAGATCTTGGAATGCTTACGCCGTTCTTCCACACATTCCATGAAAGGGAAAAAATCCAGAATATTTTTGTAGAAGCTTCAGGGGGCAGGCAGGAAGTAAACTACATGAGCATAGGCGGAGTTTACCAGGATTTTAACGATACAATTATTGAAGAAATCAAAGAATTTATTTCAGGGTTCAAGGGTAAGCTTGAAGAAATAGTAAAAATGTACCTGGACAGTGAAGTATTCTGGCAGAGGAACCAGGGAACAGGCATACTTGAACCTGAAGTCGCACTTGATTATGGTGTTACTGGACCAATGCTAAGGGCATCCGGAATAGCATACGACGTCAGGAAAGATTCACCATATTTATTTTACGATAACGTGAATTTCGATGTTCCCGTAACAAATACCAAGGATAATTTAGGAAGATTTCTCCTTAAGGCTGAGGAATTAAGACAGTCGATTAAAATAATTGAACAATGCCTTGCTAAACTGCCAGACGGCCCATTTTTCAACCCGAAGGCCAAAAAATCAGCAATGCTTCTACTAAAAGGGCAGGGCGATGTTTTTACGCGGGTTGAATCAGAAAGTGGAGAATACGGCGTGTTCATACGTGGAGATGGTGGATTAAAACCATACAGGATTCACGCCAGAAGCCCATCTTTTAAGAATCTGGCAGTTGTCCCTGTAATGGCACGCGGCGGCCTTATTGCAGACCTGATCGCTACTATTGCTTCAACAGATGCTGTAGCCGGTGAGGTGGATAGATGA
- a CDS encoding NADH-quinone oxidoreductase subunit B, with protein MKTGDLGVKTTTLEKALQWGRSNSLWPLTMGLACCAIEMMATQAADLDMARFGSEIFRNSPRQSDLMIVAGTTTKRMAPRVKRIYEEMPYPKYVIAMGVCVIQGGPYVDGYSVVLGVDKVIPVDVYVPGCPPSPQALTYGLITLQKKIRNETDR; from the coding sequence ATGAAAACAGGAGATCTTGGAGTTAAAACTACCACTCTTGAAAAGGCTCTGCAATGGGGGAGGTCAAACTCATTATGGCCTTTGACTATGGGTCTTGCCTGCTGTGCTATAGAGATGATGGCAACACAGGCAGCTGACCTGGATATGGCAAGGTTCGGAAGTGAGATATTCAGGAACTCGCCAAGGCAATCAGACCTTATGATTGTAGCAGGTACAACTACAAAAAGAATGGCACCAAGGGTAAAAAGGATATATGAAGAAATGCCTTATCCAAAATATGTTATAGCAATGGGCGTGTGTGTTATACAGGGTGGCCCATATGTAGACGGTTATTCAGTTGTGCTCGGCGTAGATAAAGTTATTCCGGTAGATGTTTATGTTCCGGGCTGCCCTCCTTCTCCACAGGCACTTACCTACGGTTTGATTACCCTGCAGAAAAAGATTAGAAATGAGACTGATAGGTGA
- the ndhC gene encoding NADH-quinone oxidoreductase subunit A: MILGYASIVITIIILVLALYLLFKVLPTIGGNRYKKGGIKFNRKEIARNISLEDNPPAEDDSYLQPYESGEVAVEYAEGHITVQYYVIIFLFILFDIDMLLLFPWAFDFYALGIIPFIETLIFMAMPLFVVFYAYKKGYMRWMK, translated from the coding sequence ATGATATTAGGATATGCTTCCATTGTAATAACGATAATTATTCTGGTACTGGCTTTATACCTACTATTTAAAGTCCTTCCAACCATCGGTGGGAACAGGTATAAAAAAGGGGGAATAAAATTCAACAGGAAGGAAATAGCTAGAAACATTTCCCTGGAGGATAATCCTCCGGCCGAAGATGATTCCTATCTTCAACCATATGAAAGTGGTGAAGTTGCGGTGGAGTATGCAGAAGGGCATATTACTGTACAGTATTATGTTATAATATTCCTTTTTATCTTATTTGACATTGATATGCTTTTATTATTTCCATGGGCTTTTGATTTCTATGCCCTCGGCATAATACCATTCATTGAAACATTGATATTCATGGCTATGCCCCTGTTTGTTGTATTTTATGCATATAAAAAAGGTTACATGAGGTGGATGAAATGA
- a CDS encoding complex I subunit 1/NuoH family protein, with protein MSLLLRIHQWLSFLGYDASFGLAYLIQTIVVIVFVGISFVALIYIFRKYMARIQRRVGPNRVGKFGLLQLIADLFKLLGKESIMPAKRDDLAYKLAPAIVIIGTILAFILLPYGDLAYFGSIAVTHSRVTLILMFGLLSILPIGEILAGISTKSNYALLGTMRGVAKDISFEIPMMISVLAIVMITSRSYVTGTAITGGLSLSGIVSNEVIPYGIIEPLGLLIFYISMVARASMSPFDMGESDSELISGYTTEYSGMRFGLFYVGLFGMVYLTSFIISILYLGGANGPYESYVGFFYLLIKTVILVLIAFVVWVTLPRIRIDRFVNLGWKYLLPLSMANLVYAGLFVLYIR; from the coding sequence ATGAGCTTACTATTAAGGATACATCAATGGCTTTCGTTTCTGGGCTATGATGCATCATTTGGATTAGCATACCTGATCCAGACTATAGTCGTTATAGTTTTTGTTGGTATTTCCTTTGTTGCCTTAATTTACATATTCAGAAAATACATGGCAAGAATACAGAGGAGGGTAGGCCCAAACAGGGTTGGTAAATTCGGGCTGCTGCAGTTAATCGCAGATTTATTTAAACTGCTTGGCAAGGAATCTATAATGCCTGCAAAGAGGGATGACCTTGCATATAAGCTGGCTCCAGCAATAGTAATTATTGGAACAATACTGGCTTTCATCCTGCTGCCATACGGCGACCTTGCCTATTTCGGGTCTATTGCAGTTACACATTCCAGAGTTACACTTATACTCATGTTCGGGCTGCTATCTATTTTGCCTATCGGTGAGATACTTGCAGGAATAAGCACAAAAAGCAACTATGCACTTTTAGGAACTATGAGGGGCGTGGCTAAAGATATATCATTTGAAATTCCCATGATGATAAGCGTACTGGCAATAGTTATGATAACATCAAGGTCATATGTTACCGGAACAGCCATAACCGGCGGATTAAGCCTCTCCGGAATCGTTTCAAATGAAGTTATACCATATGGTATAATTGAACCTCTGGGATTGCTGATTTTCTACATATCCATGGTAGCAAGGGCATCAATGTCCCCATTCGATATGGGAGAAAGCGACAGCGAACTAATTTCAGGGTATACAACTGAATATTCTGGCATGAGATTCGGATTATTCTATGTTGGATTATTCGGAATGGTTTACCTTACATCATTCATTATATCAATTCTCTATCTCGGCGGTGCCAATGGCCCATATGAATCCTACGTCGGATTTTTCTACCTGTTAATAAAAACAGTTATACTGGTATTGATAGCATTCGTGGTATGGGTTACCCTTCCCAGAATAAGGATAGACAGGTTTGTCAATCTCGGGTGGAAATATCTGCTTCCACTTTCCATGGCCAATCTGGTCTATGCAGGGTTATTTGTGTTATATATTAGGTGA
- the nuoI gene encoding NADH-quinone oxidoreductase subunit NuoI: MVATVKEIKMPKKPIPVVGSLKSMLSMGKYVFTKPVTTQYPEDKGKIPERFRFRIFLVPEACVGCTLCSKICPNHSIKMEHWDLDRTGLEDNVVQTARGDRKNLQNKRNIYPDVNFGTCTVCRQCEEICPTDAIYLTHQFEDARTRNSFTYSPEELTMQEEDVIK, encoded by the coding sequence ATGGTTGCAACAGTTAAAGAAATAAAAATGCCGAAAAAGCCGATACCGGTAGTTGGTTCCCTTAAATCCATGTTAAGCATGGGTAAATATGTGTTCACGAAGCCAGTTACCACTCAATACCCGGAAGACAAAGGCAAAATTCCAGAAAGATTCCGTTTCCGTATATTCCTTGTACCGGAAGCATGTGTGGGATGTACATTATGTTCAAAAATATGCCCTAACCATAGCATAAAAATGGAGCACTGGGATCTTGACAGAACCGGGTTAGAAGATAACGTTGTCCAGACAGCCAGGGGAGACAGAAAAAATTTGCAGAATAAAAGGAACATATATCCTGATGTAAATTTCGGAACATGCACAGTATGCAGGCAATGTGAGGAAATATGCCCCACAGATGCCATATATCTGACACACCAGTTTGAGGATGCAAGGACAAGGAACAGCTTTACATATTCACCGGAAGAATTAACAATGCAGGAGGAGGATGTTATAAAATGA
- a CDS encoding NADH-quinone oxidoreductase subunit J: MIDTIIFFILAAIAVIMALSAISTKNLIHSSIFLLILLLMFSIIFIFLGLSFVGSIELLVYAGAVVMLIVFVLMLTGGKDVEE; encoded by the coding sequence ATGATAGATACCATCATATTCTTCATCCTGGCTGCCATAGCTGTAATAATGGCATTAAGTGCCATAAGCACAAAGAACCTCATACATTCATCAATATTCCTTCTTATACTCCTGTTAATGTTTTCAATAATATTCATCTTTCTGGGTCTGAGTTTTGTCGGGAGTATAGAATTGCTGGTATATGCAGGTGCTGTAGTCATGTTAATTGTTTTCGTTTTAATGCTGACCGGAGGTAAGGACGTTGAAGAATAA
- a CDS encoding NADH-quinone oxidoreductase subunit 5 family protein, which produces MVSIYYFIFLLPLFGFPLEYIIGKYRLKYSGIFSSVMVLGSLILVILAYLYLLHHNFIYSHYTWFYNIDVGIYISHLTVIMAMMVAFMSLMITLFAMFYMKDDPRKNIYFSETSLFIAGMLGLVVSSNLVLFFLFWEIVGLCSYLLIGFWFFKPNAAAAAKKAFIVTRVGDLLFIIGMGVLFAKLVNIVPAGTSPLSIPYLIDNAQSIASAIGPDVLALATILFLAGAVAKSAQFPLHVWLPDSMEGPTTVSALIHAATMVTAGVYLVARLFPLFYYSASFSLYAVAIIGSFTAFYAGILAIVVNDIKRVIAYSTISELGYMMAAIGLGGVIGYSGVTFGMYHLVVHAVFKALLFMSAGVILVMLMELRNIKDMGGLFRKMPVTAILMLIGVVTLAAIPPTAGYFSRDQIISGAYEYFVNSGNIIPWLLLVFGEILTAIYAFRLYFLVFAGKPRSKLAEKAHDPKLIYLVPLMVLAFLSLTLGIIQKPFYTFLDSSVKIYSPPFIIAAIPVIFSFLGIAIAYAIYRYNVKGYTNITKNPLYKIIKNKFYFDWLYTEIISERIILPISYLIGVAERKFNDRIDSAGKDISDIGTDFRKIETGDIPFYVAFLIIGMIVIFAIIELIGVI; this is translated from the coding sequence ATGGTAAGCATATACTACTTCATATTCCTTCTTCCATTATTCGGATTTCCACTTGAATATATTATAGGAAAATACAGGCTTAAATATTCTGGAATTTTCAGCAGCGTGATGGTTCTTGGCTCGCTCATACTGGTTATTCTCGCATATTTATACCTGCTGCACCATAATTTTATTTATTCACACTATACGTGGTTTTATAATATAGATGTGGGTATTTATATAAGCCATCTTACGGTAATAATGGCAATGATGGTGGCTTTCATGTCGCTTATGATTACATTATTTGCCATGTTCTACATGAAGGACGATCCCAGGAAAAATATATACTTTTCAGAAACGTCACTTTTTATAGCGGGAATGCTTGGCCTGGTTGTTTCATCAAACCTCGTCCTCTTTTTCCTGTTCTGGGAAATAGTTGGATTATGTTCTTACCTCCTTATTGGCTTCTGGTTTTTCAAGCCCAATGCCGCCGCAGCTGCGAAGAAAGCATTTATTGTCACACGTGTCGGCGATCTTCTATTTATTATTGGCATGGGTGTACTATTTGCAAAACTGGTAAATATAGTGCCAGCAGGAACAAGCCCCCTGAGTATACCATATCTAATTGACAATGCACAATCTATAGCATCAGCCATAGGGCCAGATGTACTTGCACTTGCAACAATATTATTCCTTGCAGGGGCAGTTGCCAAATCAGCGCAATTTCCATTGCATGTCTGGCTGCCAGATTCTATGGAAGGCCCAACCACCGTCTCAGCATTAATACATGCTGCTACAATGGTAACTGCTGGAGTTTATCTGGTTGCAAGGCTATTTCCACTATTCTACTATTCTGCATCCTTTTCATTATATGCAGTTGCTATAATAGGATCATTCACTGCATTCTACGCAGGAATACTGGCAATAGTTGTAAACGACATCAAAAGAGTTATTGCATATTCAACTATCAGCGAGCTTGGCTATATGATGGCTGCTATTGGATTGGGCGGCGTAATTGGATATTCCGGAGTAACATTCGGAATGTACCATCTTGTAGTCCACGCCGTATTCAAGGCATTGCTGTTCATGTCAGCGGGCGTTATACTGGTAATGTTGATGGAATTAAGGAATATAAAAGACATGGGAGGCCTGTTCAGGAAAATGCCGGTTACTGCTATATTGATGCTCATCGGTGTAGTGACACTTGCGGCTATTCCACCCACAGCAGGATACTTCTCAAGGGACCAGATAATCTCCGGTGCATATGAATACTTTGTAAATTCAGGGAACATAATACCATGGCTTTTACTGGTGTTCGGTGAAATTCTTACCGCAATATATGCATTCAGGCTGTACTTCCTGGTGTTCGCCGGGAAACCAAGATCAAAACTGGCGGAAAAGGCGCACGATCCAAAACTAATATATTTAGTTCCATTGATGGTTTTAGCCTTCCTTTCACTGACACTTGGAATCATCCAGAAGCCATTCTATACATTCCTGGATAGTTCGGTTAAGATTTACTCCCCGCCATTTATAATAGCTGCAATACCTGTGATATTTTCTTTTCTTGGAATAGCTATAGCATATGCAATATACCGTTACAATGTAAAAGGATATACAAATATAACTAAAAACCCGCTTTATAAAATAATTAAGAATAAATTCTATTTTGACTGGCTTTACACGGAAATTATTTCCGAGCGGATTATATTGCCAATTTCATACCTGATCGGTGTTGCAGAGAGAAAATTTAATGACAGGATAGATTCAGCAGGGAAGGATATATCTGACATAGGCACAGACTTCAGGAAAATAGAAACAGGTGATATTCCATTCTATGTGGCTTTCCTGATAATCGGCATGATAGTTATTTTCGCCATAATAGAACTCATAGGGGTGATCTAA
- a CDS encoding NADH-quinone oxidoreductase subunit J, with translation MKNKAQKIAAIVFIIVIGINLLTINKSFAIKPQDITDIGTLLFSTYIVPFELLSVLLVASIIGVMYIVEDDEK, from the coding sequence TTGAAGAATAAGGCACAGAAAATTGCTGCAATCGTGTTTATCATTGTAATTGGAATTAATCTGCTCACCATTAACAAAAGCTTTGCCATAAAGCCACAGGATATAACAGACATAGGCACACTCTTATTTTCTACCTACATAGTGCCATTTGAATTGCTTTCTGTCCTGCTGGTTGCATCAATAATTGGAGTAATGTATATAGTCGAGGATGATGAAAAATGA
- the nuoN gene encoding NADH-quinone oxidoreductase subunit NuoN has protein sequence MNYEYLYALILLGLAGFITLAAGIKTDNKKILGGFTFIIMIVAFFIILFQVKNYSISSLNISSFDSYWALIFLVSIMVIIIPSMNDIKKRFDVYYAILLFTALSMIIAAFTYNLIILFISFEGVSIATYILTAYNKTKRNLEASLKYFMVSTVGTSFNIMGIAFFYLSTRTFNLNAITTIDFNRSLLLALVFITIGFGFKIAIFPMQQWAIDTYDGAPNSVSAFLSTGGKLVAYMILLKFLFLGFIPDYNYVFFFFAILAILTMTYGNLAALMENNLKRILAYSSIAQAGYMILVFALIGYSYYPAVLVSKEIFVKFAIASAMFYALAYIFMKAGPFIAMSLFKNDKVMIGDIAGLAKKSRYTALFLAIMLLSLAGVPLTGGFIAKYFLFFTLIIGNLWWLAVIAIINSAISIFYYFRIIIYSYRKEGDNDFNMAPGIKYSVIIMGLATLGLGVSFALYTYLVGIAII, from the coding sequence ATGAATTATGAATACCTTTACGCACTAATTTTACTGGGGCTTGCGGGCTTTATAACACTGGCAGCTGGCATTAAAACGGATAATAAAAAAATACTCGGCGGGTTTACATTTATAATAATGATAGTTGCATTTTTTATAATACTGTTCCAGGTTAAAAATTACAGCATATCATCGCTGAACATATCATCATTCGATTCATACTGGGCTTTAATATTCCTGGTATCTATAATGGTTATAATTATACCATCAATGAACGATATTAAGAAGAGATTTGATGTTTATTATGCTATATTGCTATTCACAGCACTATCAATGATCATAGCTGCATTCACCTACAATCTTATAATACTGTTCATTTCATTCGAAGGAGTAAGCATTGCAACATACATCTTAACGGCATACAACAAGACAAAAAGGAATCTTGAAGCATCATTAAAATATTTCATGGTTAGCACAGTTGGGACATCTTTCAATATTATGGGTATCGCATTTTTCTATCTTTCTACAAGAACTTTCAACCTCAACGCTATTACCACAATAGATTTTAACAGGTCTCTTTTGCTTGCACTGGTTTTTATAACTATAGGATTTGGATTCAAAATTGCCATATTCCCAATGCAACAGTGGGCAATAGATACATACGATGGGGCACCCAATTCCGTTTCTGCTTTTCTTTCCACAGGAGGCAAGTTAGTTGCATATATGATACTATTAAAATTCCTCTTCCTTGGTTTTATACCTGATTACAATTATGTGTTCTTCTTCTTCGCAATACTTGCAATACTTACAATGACATACGGCAATCTGGCAGCCCTGATGGAAAACAATCTTAAACGTATACTGGCATATTCAAGTATAGCGCAGGCGGGGTATATGATACTGGTATTTGCCCTGATTGGATATTCATATTATCCTGCTGTGCTTGTATCAAAGGAGATATTTGTGAAGTTTGCAATAGCATCGGCAATGTTCTACGCCTTAGCATATATATTCATGAAGGCAGGGCCATTCATAGCAATGAGCCTGTTTAAAAATGATAAGGTGATGATAGGCGATATTGCAGGGCTGGCAAAAAAATCCAGATATACTGCCCTATTCCTGGCAATAATGCTTCTGTCACTGGCTGGTGTACCGCTTACCGGTGGTTTTATTGCGAAATATTTCCTGTTCTTCACACTGATTATCGGAAATCTGTGGTGGCTCGCTGTAATAGCTATAATTAACAGCGCAATTTCCATATTCTATTATTTCAGGATAATCATATATTCATACAGGAAGGAAGGGGACAATGATTTCAATATGGCCCCTGGAATCAAGTATAGTGTAATTATAATGGGGCTGGCTACACTGGGGCTGGGTGTTTCATTTGCACTGTATACATACCTTGTTGGAATAGCTATAATATGA